From a single uncultured Fretibacterium sp. genomic region:
- a CDS encoding ATP-binding cassette domain-containing protein, whose amino-acid sequence NKKFACNAESQSYLVEMVTGIQTVKSLAIEPQLNHRWEGLLANYVRSSFRAGFLSSLAGSTAHLIQKTSTLAILWFGARMVMQGEFTVGQLIAFQMLSGRVTEPILRLATLWQDFQQVRLSIERLGDVLNFPAEPDSSPGRSSLGRIKGRIEFDHVGFRYRLDGPPILDDIDLTVEPGTTVGIVGRSGSGKSTLTKLVQRFYVPVQGRLLIDGVDLAQVDPVWLRRQIGVVLQENFLFNGSVRDNIAVVDTSAPLERVIAAAKLAGAHDFILELPDGYDTPVGERGSSLSGGQRQRIAIARTLMTDPRILIFDEATSALDYESERIIQQNLRSICRGRTVFIIAHRLSTVRMADTILAMDKGRIVERGTHDELLRKGGLYSFLHRQQALLGDTEGAGGEPVSSRDA is encoded by the coding sequence CCGTTGGGAGGGGCTGTTGGCGAACTACGTCCGCTCCTCCTTCCGCGCTGGGTTCCTGAGCAGCCTTGCGGGCAGCACGGCGCACTTGATCCAGAAGACGTCGACCCTCGCCATCCTGTGGTTCGGAGCACGGATGGTGATGCAGGGGGAGTTCACGGTCGGCCAGCTCATCGCGTTCCAGATGCTCTCCGGTCGCGTCACGGAGCCCATATTGCGCCTGGCTACGCTTTGGCAGGATTTTCAGCAGGTTCGGCTCTCGATAGAGCGCCTTGGGGACGTGCTGAACTTCCCCGCGGAGCCGGACAGCTCGCCGGGCCGCAGCTCGCTGGGTCGGATCAAGGGGCGGATCGAGTTCGACCACGTGGGGTTCCGGTATCGGCTGGACGGACCGCCGATACTGGACGACATCGACCTGACCGTGGAGCCGGGGACGACGGTGGGCATCGTAGGCCGTTCGGGTTCGGGTAAGAGCACGTTGACCAAGCTGGTGCAGAGGTTTTATGTTCCCGTGCAAGGGCGGCTGCTCATCGACGGGGTCGACCTCGCCCAGGTCGATCCCGTGTGGCTCAGGCGTCAGATCGGCGTGGTGCTTCAGGAAAACTTTCTGTTCAACGGAAGCGTGAGGGACAACATCGCCGTGGTGGATACGTCGGCGCCCCTGGAGCGCGTGATTGCGGCGGCGAAGCTCGCCGGAGCCCACGACTTCATCCTGGAGCTTCCTGATGGATATGACACGCCGGTCGGGGAGCGGGGCTCGTCCCTGTCGGGGGGGCAGCGTCAGCGAATCGCGATAGCGCGGACGCTGATGACCGATCCGCGCATTTTGATCTTCGATGAGGCGACGAGCGCGCTGGACTACGAGTCGGAGCGGATCATCCAGCAGAACCTGCGCAGCATCTGCCGGGGCCGGACGGTGTTCATCATCGCGCACCGGCTCTCCACAGTGCGCATGGCCGACACCATCCTGGCGATGGACAAGGGCCGCATCGTCGAGCGGGGAACGCACGACGAACTACTGAGAAAGGGCGGGCTTTACAGCTTTTTGCACCGGCAGCAGGCGCTGCTGGGCGATACGGAAGGGGCCGGAGGGGAGCCGGTTTCCAGCCGGGACGCATAA
- a CDS encoding nucleotidyltransferase domain-containing protein: MEKNPMGSDTSRKAIGEFVRRLRGMEGDNLLRVVLFGSLARGEAREDSDVDVFILLKEYDRTGAEKAAIKDRIFAIASAVEDLNDRKVYISPLIRSEATYMKNRRASMIYYDIADEGILLYEKDA, from the coding sequence ATGGAGAAGAATCCAATGGGAAGCGATACCAGTCGGAAAGCGATAGGAGAATTCGTCCGTCGCCTCCGGGGCATGGAGGGAGATAATCTTCTGCGTGTCGTTCTGTTCGGTTCTCTGGCGCGGGGGGAAGCCCGCGAGGACTCCGACGTCGACGTTTTTATTCTGCTCAAGGAATACGACAGGACGGGGGCGGAAAAAGCCGCCATAAAGGACAGAATTTTCGCTATCGCATCGGCGGTCGAGGATTTGAACGACCGCAAGGTCTACATCTCCCCGCTGATTCGGTCCGAGGCGACGTATATGAAGAACAGAAGAGCTTCCATGATTTATTATGACATCGCCGACGAGGGGATTCTGCTCTATGAAAAAGACGCTTGA
- a CDS encoding HEPN domain-containing protein, translated as MKKTLDDEDRRYLVRSYEAKALEALEDARDLLERRPGLSARMSYEAAYHFTAALFVSGGISLPRTHRGMNSELYRNFVDVGLFPKDVASCLGQLEKDRSTAQYDPIERIEPEEAEQDLEKAELFCAAVRELIARQLS; from the coding sequence ATGAAAAAGACGCTTGATGACGAGGACAGGAGATATCTGGTACGTTCCTACGAGGCGAAGGCCCTGGAAGCCCTGGAGGATGCGCGCGATCTGCTCGAACGCAGACCGGGGCTGTCCGCGCGCATGTCCTACGAGGCCGCGTATCACTTTACGGCGGCGCTTTTTGTCAGTGGAGGAATTTCTCTGCCCCGAACGCATCGGGGCATGAACAGCGAATTGTATAGGAACTTCGTCGACGTGGGGCTATTCCCCAAGGATGTGGCCTCCTGTCTCGGCCAGTTGGAAAAGGACCGCAGCACGGCTCAGTATGACCCCATTGAGAGGATCGAACCGGAGGAGGCGGAGCAGGATCTGGAGAAGGCCGAGTTGTTTTGTGCGGCCGTGCGGGAGCTGATTGCCAGACAGCTGTCTTAG
- a CDS encoding HlyD family type I secretion periplasmic adaptor subunit — translation MFGLRKDGKNGNGRKKGGDRPRRRGEEWGREELEFLPAALEIVESPPSPIGRALLWTVVSFFLIALVWSIVGTVDEVAVAPGKVIPSGYTKVVQAEDKGIVRRLNVANGTPVREGDVLIELDTVITEADMARLTKERDFYVLDLARLLADRDGKPFVPPQGGWDPEVVLHQQELSRTRQLEFRSRLNVLKQQALMAKAALRNSKRQYDKYAALLPIVAEQRKKTEELASDGTVSLLEHQTYLQKEIEVRQDLLSQRAEVERNEHTVAESDMELKKAESEWYSEISARIVEDRKQLQAVEEELVKAQEKNRLSRITAPIDGVVQQLEVHTLGAIVTPAQPLMLIVPAGGGIEYEVWVENRDIGFVRAGQDAEVKVETFSFQKYGTLEGYVKSVATKAKEDEKRGLIYQALLETSRDHYVVEGKKVPLLPGMSVTGEIKIRRKRIIEYFLDTFRRYTNEALRER, via the coding sequence ATGTTCGGACTGCGGAAGGACGGCAAGAACGGAAACGGGAGGAAAAAGGGCGGGGATCGCCCAAGACGCAGGGGCGAGGAATGGGGCCGCGAGGAGCTGGAGTTTCTTCCCGCGGCCCTGGAGATCGTGGAGAGCCCGCCGTCCCCGATAGGGCGTGCCCTGCTCTGGACCGTGGTCTCCTTCTTCCTGATAGCCCTGGTCTGGTCTATCGTCGGTACCGTGGACGAGGTGGCCGTAGCTCCGGGCAAGGTGATTCCATCGGGCTACACCAAGGTCGTGCAGGCGGAGGACAAGGGGATCGTCCGCAGGCTGAACGTCGCGAACGGAACGCCCGTCCGCGAGGGCGATGTTCTGATCGAGCTGGACACGGTGATCACGGAGGCCGATATGGCCCGTCTGACGAAGGAGCGGGATTTTTACGTTCTGGACCTGGCGCGGCTCCTGGCCGACCGGGACGGCAAGCCCTTCGTCCCGCCCCAGGGCGGCTGGGACCCCGAGGTAGTTCTGCATCAGCAGGAGCTTTCCCGGACGCGGCAGCTGGAGTTTCGATCCCGGCTCAACGTTCTGAAGCAGCAGGCGCTGATGGCGAAGGCGGCGCTGCGGAACTCGAAGCGGCAGTACGACAAGTATGCCGCCCTTCTGCCTATCGTGGCCGAGCAGAGGAAGAAGACGGAGGAACTTGCGTCGGACGGGACGGTGTCGCTGCTGGAGCATCAGACGTATCTTCAGAAGGAGATCGAGGTGAGGCAGGACCTCCTCTCCCAGCGTGCGGAGGTGGAGCGTAACGAACACACCGTCGCGGAGAGCGATATGGAGCTGAAGAAGGCGGAGAGCGAGTGGTACTCGGAGATATCTGCGCGAATCGTCGAGGACCGCAAGCAGCTCCAGGCTGTTGAGGAGGAGCTGGTCAAGGCGCAGGAGAAGAACCGGCTGAGCCGGATAACCGCGCCCATCGACGGCGTGGTGCAGCAGCTGGAAGTTCATACGCTGGGCGCCATCGTGACGCCGGCCCAGCCTCTGATGCTGATCGTCCCGGCCGGAGGAGGGATAGAGTACGAGGTCTGGGTGGAGAATCGGGATATCGGCTTCGTCCGGGCGGGGCAGGATGCCGAGGTCAAGGTGGAGACCTTCAGCTTCCAGAAGTACGGCACGCTTGAGGGATACGTGAAGTCCGTGGCGACGAAGGCGAAGGAGGACGAGAAGCGGGGCCTGATTTATCAGGCGCTGCTGGAGACCTCGCGCGACCATTACGTCGTCGAGGGGAAAAAGGTCCCGCTTCTTCCAGGGATGTCCGTGACGGGGGAGATCAAGATCCGCCGCAAACGGATCATCGAGTATTTTCTGGATACCTTCCGCCGCTATACGAACGAGGCGCTTCGGGAGAGGTGA